A genomic region of Nymphaea colorata isolate Beijing-Zhang1983 chromosome 2, ASM883128v2, whole genome shotgun sequence contains the following coding sequences:
- the LOC116247923 gene encoding probable zinc metalloprotease EGY1, chloroplastic, with product MGTLPSYSLSNATLGPDFRCGFFRCREKAAQRTKFATAREGYGFCCLRFAALRRGNCGRKMDGFRCLSGSGSSEEDNEPKKVDSSVATEEREFSVATEERDRRNDDGPSAENNQASISSGPSGLPTESPMYNNFQVDSFKLMELLGPEKVDPSDIKLIKEKLFGYTTFWVTGEEQFGDFGEGILFLGNLRGKREDIFAKLQRQLAEVTGDKYNLFMVEEPNSDGPDPRGGPRVSFGLLRKEVSEPGPTTLWQYVIAFILFVLTVGSCVELGIASQLNRLPPEVVDYFTNPNASDPPDMQLLVPYVESALPLAYGVLGVQLFHEVGHFLAAFPRKVKLGLPYFIPNITLGSFGAITQFKSILPDRKAKVDVSMAGPLAGAALSFSMFGVGLLLSSHPAAVGDLVQVPSMLFQGSLLLGVISRAVLGYSAMHAATVSIHPLVIAGWCGLTTSAFNMLPVGCLDGGRAVQGAYGKGWLVGFGLATYAMLGLGVLGGPLSLPWGLYVLICQRTPEKPCLNDVTEVGTWRKTALAVTLFFVVLTLLPLWDQLAEELGVGLVTTF from the exons ATGGGAACTCTTCCGAGCTACTCCCTCAGCAACGCTACCCTCGGTCCGGATTTCCGATGCGGCTTCTTTCGATGCCGGGAAAAGGCTGCCCAGAGGACTAAATTCGCGACGGCCAGGGAGGGATACGGTTTTTGTTGTCTAAGATTTGCAGCGTTGCGGAGGGGGAATTGTGGAAGGAAAATGGACGGTTTCAGGTGTCTTAGTGGCAGTGGGAGCAGCGAGGAAGATAATGAACCCAAGAAGGTGGACTCTTCTGTGGCAacggaagagagagagttttctGTGGCAACGGAAGAAAGGGACCGGAGAAACGATGACGGCCCAAGTGCAGAGAACAACCAAGCTTCGATTTCGTCAGGG CCATCAGGCCTTCCAACCGAAAGCCCTATGTACAATAATTTCCAAGTTGATTCTTTTAAACTAATGGAACTTCTTGGGCCAGAGAAGGTTGACCCTTCTGATATAAAGCTCATTAAGGAAAAACTTTTTGGTTACACCACCTTTTGGGTCACTGGGGAGGAGCAATTTGGTGACTTTGGAGAAGGCATTCTTTTCCTTGGAAATCTAAGGGGGAAAAGAGAAGATATATTTGCAAAACTTCAGCGCCAGCTTGCAGAAGTCACTGGGGACAAATACAACTTGTTCATGGTAGAAGAACCTAATTCAGATGGGCCAGATCCACGAGGTGGTCCTCGTGTTAGCTTTGGTTTACTGCGAAAGGAAGTTTCAGAACCTGGACCAACAACACTCTGGCAATACGTGATTGCTTTCATTCTTTTTGTGTTAACAGTAGGTTCCTGCGTTGAGCTGGGCATCGCATCTCAG CTGAACAGGCTTCCACCCGAGGTTGTGGATTATTTCACAAATCCAAATGCTTCAGACCCTCCTGATATGCAACTGTTGGTCCCTTATGTGGAATCTGCTTTGCCGTTGGCATATGGAGTCTTAGGTGTTCAACTCTTTCAT GAAGTTGGTCATTTTCTTGCTGCATTTCCTCGAAAAGTGAAACTCGGTCTTCCCTATTTTATTCCAAACATTACGTTGGGGAGCTTTGGTGCAATTACTCAG TTCAAGTCCATTCTTCCTGATAGAAAAGCAAAAGTTGATGTGTCTATGGCTGGCCCATTAGCTGGTGCTGCACTTTCCTTTTCAATGTTCGGAGTTGGGCTTCTGCTCTCATCGCATCCAGCTGCAGTGGGAGATTTGGTGCAGGTGCCTAGCATGCTCTTCCAGGGTTCATTACTTCTTGGTGTTATCAGCAGAGCAGTCCTTGGATACAG TGCCATGCACGCTGCTACTGTGTCAATTCATCCTCTTGTAATTGCAGGCTG GTGCGGTTTGACAACGTCAGCATTTAATATGCTTCCTGTTGGTTGCCTTGATGGTGGCAGGGCCGTccag GGTGCCTATGGCAAGGGCTGGCTTGTTGGATTTGGTTTGGCAACATATGCAATGCTGGGATTAGGAGTG CTTGGTGGACCATTATCATTGCCATGGGGGTTGTACGTTCTAATTTGTCAG AGAACACCGGAGAAACCATGTCTGAATGATGTGACTGAGGTGGGGACTTGGAGGAAAACTGCTTTAGCCGTGACCTTATTCTTTGTTGTATTAACCCTTCTTCCTTTGTGGGACCAATTAGCAGAGGAGTTGGGTGTCGGACTTGTGACAACATTTTAA
- the LOC116247854 gene encoding pentatricopeptide repeat-containing protein At1g14470-like yields the protein MVRLQPLTPSSLVAPAAWCKHPRHLKQIHAFLFRHGLHHTNLWLATLISLCSRLTLPRYARRVFDSVPHPDVLVYTAMIKLHAGAGPQAYADAVAFYLAMQRTGHVRPDSFVFPALLKSVSSVPDISLGKAIHAQILRFGHQSDPYVQNAVMNMYAKCGEILLAHQLFEKLPEKALADWNSMVSAYCRLGDLTAARRLFKLMPRTNEVSWTTMVSGYAKSGDLETARELFDQMPERNVVSWNAMLSAYAHEDRDEEALGLFKKMLGTTIRPDETTLVTVISVCAKRADPELAGWLVRLLEGNEIALNCFVRTAMLDMYAKCGCLEAARRIFDCMQERNSVSWNAMIAGYAKNGDVDTAKELFDKMPEKNVVSWNSMIAGYAQNGHCEAAIKLFKEMTTVKVLKPDEVTMASVFAACGHLGILDLANWAQNYVKINKVKLCISGYNAMIHMCARCGSMEESRKVFEEMSVKDVISYNALIAGFAAHGQAPEALRLLSTMQEVGVEPDRITFIGVLTACSHAGLVDEGRRVFESIKTPSVDHYACLVDLLGRAGRLEEAQKLIKEMPFEPHAGIYGALLNACRTHKAVKLGEFVAGKLFILEPNNSGNYVLLSNIYADAKRWDDVEKVRQMMRNNGMQKTTACSWVECGGKVHRFIVGDQSHPQSAEIYMLLGELTNKMRSLGYEPDKNWSLRDVEDEEKGELMGVHSERLAIAFGLIVCSPGSSAPIRVVKNLRVCGDCHVAIKIISKIVRREIIVRDNTRFHHFKDGDCSCMDYW from the coding sequence ATGGTGCGATTGCAGCCGCTAACACCGTCTTCTTTGGTAGCACCGGCGGCCTGGTGCAAGCACCCTCGCCACCTCAAGCAGATACATGCCTTCCTGTTCCGTCACGGCCTCCACCATACCAACCTGTGGCTCGCCACACTCATCTCTTTGTGCTCTCGCCTAACTCTACCTCGTTACGCACGTCGCGTGTTCGACTCTGTTCCCCACCCTGACGTCCTCGTCTACACCGCCATGATCAAGCTGCACGCCGGAGCTGGCCCCCAAGCCTATGCTGATGCAGTCGCCTTTTACCTCGCCATGCAGCGGACTGGCCACGTTCGACCAGACTCTTTCGTCTTCCCTGCCTTGCTCAAATCTGTCAGCTCCGTCCCCGATATCTCCTTAGGGAAGGCCATTCACGCCCAAATTCTCAGGTTTGGCCACCAATCTGACCCTTACGTTCAGAACGCTGTCATGAACATGTATGCCAAGTGCGGTGAGATCTTACTTGCGCACCAACTGTTCGAAAAATTGCCCGAGAAGGCCCTTGCGGATTGGAACTCCATGGTTTCCGCTTATTGCAGGTTGGGTGACCTCACAGCAGCAAGGCGTTTGTTCAAATTGATGCCTCGGACAAATGAAGTTTCATGGACGACAATGGTGAGTGGCTATGCCAAGTCTGGGGATTTGGAGACTGCGCGTGAGTTGTTCGATCAAATGCCTGAGCGAAACGTTGTTTCTTGGAACGCCATGTTGTCTGCTTATGCTCATGAAGACCGCGATGAAGAGGCACTTGGGTTGTTCAAGAAGATGTTGGGTACGACCATCCGGCCTGACGAGACGACATTGGTGACGGTGATTTCTGTTTGTGCAAAACGAGCTGACCCTGAGCTTGCAGGATGGCTGGTGAGGCTTCTCGAAGGTAATGAGATTGCACTGAACTGCTTTGTTAGGACCGCGATGCTGgacatgtatgcaaaatgtgggTGCCTAGAGGCTGCTCGACGGATCTTCGACTGCATGCAGGAGAGGAATTCTGTTTCTTGGAATGCAATGATTGCAGGGTATGCTAAAAATGGTGATGTTGACACTGCAAAGGAATTGTTCGATAAAATGCCTGAAAAAAACGTTGTTTCGTGGAATTCAATGATCGCTGGGTATGCACAGAATGGCCATTGTGAGGCTGCAATAAAACTTTTCAAGGAGATGACGACCGTTAAAGTGTTGAAACCAGATGAGGTCACGATGGCAAGTGTCTTCGCAGCTTGTGGTCATTTGGGCATTTTAGATCTTGCCAATTGGGCGCAGAATTATGTCAAAATCAATAAGGTCAAATTATGCATTTCAGGCTATAATGCGATGATCCACATGTGTGCTAGATGTGGAAGCATGGAGGAATCTCGCAAAGTCTTTGAGGAGATGTCTGTTAAGGACGTGATCTCGTATAATGCATTGATTGCTGGCTTTGCTGCTCATGGGCAGGCTCCTGAAGCGCTTCGCTTGCTGTCGACCATGCAAGAAGTTGGTGTTGAGCCTGATCGCATAACTTTCATTGGGGTTTTGACAGCATGTAGCCATGCAGGCCTAGTAGATGAAGGGCGTAGAGTATTTGAATCAATCAAAACCCCCTCTGTCGATCATTATGCTTGTCTAGTGGATCTCTTGGGTCGAGCCGGGAGGTTGGAGGAAGCACAGAAGTTGATCAAGGAAATGCCCTTCGAGCCACATGCAGGAATATATGGGGCGTTACTCAATGCCTGTCGGACTCATAAAGCTGTCAAGCTGGGTGAGTTTGTTGCTGGCAAGCTTTTCATTCTCGAACCTAACAACTCGGGGAACTATGTCCTCCTTTCAAACATTTACGCAGATGCCAAAAGATGGGACGATGTGGAGAAAGTGAGGCAAATGATGCGAAATAATGGAATGCAGAAGACAACAGCTTGTAGTTGGGTGGAATGTGGTGGAAAGGTCCACCGATTCATAGTGGGGGATCAGTCACATCCGCAGTCTGCTGAGATTTACATGCTCTTGGGTGAGCTGACAAACAAAATGAGGAGCCTTGGCTATGAACCAGACAAGAATTGGTCGCTAAGAGATGTGGAGGATGAAGAGAAGGGGGAATTGATGGGTGTCCATAGTGAGAGATTAGCTATTGCATTTGGACTGATTGTGTGCTCACCTGGTTCCTCTGCTCCAATAAGGGTGGTGAAGAACCTTCGTGTGTGTGGTGATTGCCATGTCGCAATTAAGATTATCTCGAAGATAGTGAGGAGGGAGATAATCGTGAGAGACAATACTAGGTTCCATCATTTCAAGGATGGTGACTGCTCCTGCATGGATTATTGGTAG
- the LOC116249145 gene encoding uncharacterized protein LOC116249145 isoform X2 has product MSSFPSSIAGTELASVSKMVSVDKYPSLRRDDLGRMSNACQTRSFLGCVDGEEGDILSKNYEERRVIGYSPEQLFAVVAAVDLYQDFVPWCQQSKIVRHNVDGSLDAELQIGFKFFVESYMSHVEMKKPRHIKTIASESGLFDHLINIWEFDPGPIPGTCNLHFLVDFRFQSPLYRQVASMFFKEVVSKLVGSFSDRCRSIYGPGVRVLETEYGAT; this is encoded by the exons ATGTCGTCGTTCCCGAG TAGTATTGCAGGCACTGAGTTAGCATCTGTCAGTAAAATGGTGAGTGTGGATAAGTATCCTAGCTTAAGGAGAGATGATCTTGGAAGGATGTCTAATGCTTGTCAGACAAGAAGTTTTCTTGGTTGTGTTGATGGTGAAGAGGGAGATATTCTATCAAAGAACTATGAGGAGAGGCGAGTTATTGG GTACTCTCCAGAGCAGCTATTTGCTGTTGTTGCAGCTGTTGATTTGTATCAAGATTTTGTCCCTTGGTGCCAGCAGTCAAAGATAGTCCGGCACAATGTTGATGGTTCACTTGATGCAGAATTGCAGattggttttaaattttttgttgaaagcTACATGTCTCATGTGGAAATGAAGAAGCCTCGGCACATAAAG ACAATAGCTTCAGAAAGTGGATTGTTCGATCACTTGATTAACATCTGGGAGTTTGACCCTGGTCCTATCCCGGGAACCTGCAACCTCCATTTCTTGGTGGATTTCAGATTCCAGTCACCCCTTTATCGACAG GTGGCGTCTATGTTCTTCAAAGAGGTGGTCTCCAAACTGGTTGGTTCATTCAGCGATCGTTGCCGTTCCATCTATGGTCCGGGTGTTCGTGTCCTGGAAACTGAGTATGGAGCCACATGA
- the LOC116249145 gene encoding uncharacterized protein LOC116249145 isoform X1 — protein sequence MKIFQRLLPCIQNHACFLYASSLSTKPVQSAHKLTQVQGFSSIAGTELASVSKMVSVDKYPSLRRDDLGRMSNACQTRSFLGCVDGEEGDILSKNYEERRVIGYSPEQLFAVVAAVDLYQDFVPWCQQSKIVRHNVDGSLDAELQIGFKFFVESYMSHVEMKKPRHIKTIASESGLFDHLINIWEFDPGPIPGTCNLHFLVDFRFQSPLYRQVASMFFKEVVSKLVGSFSDRCRSIYGPGVRVLETEYGAT from the exons ATGAAGATTTTTCAGAGGCTTTTACCATGTATCCAgaatcatgcatgttttttatatgcttCAAGTCTGTCAACGAAACCTGTTCAAAGTGCACACAAATTAACCCAGGTGCAAGGTTTCAGTAGTATTGCAGGCACTGAGTTAGCATCTGTCAGTAAAATGGTGAGTGTGGATAAGTATCCTAGCTTAAGGAGAGATGATCTTGGAAGGATGTCTAATGCTTGTCAGACAAGAAGTTTTCTTGGTTGTGTTGATGGTGAAGAGGGAGATATTCTATCAAAGAACTATGAGGAGAGGCGAGTTATTGG GTACTCTCCAGAGCAGCTATTTGCTGTTGTTGCAGCTGTTGATTTGTATCAAGATTTTGTCCCTTGGTGCCAGCAGTCAAAGATAGTCCGGCACAATGTTGATGGTTCACTTGATGCAGAATTGCAGattggttttaaattttttgttgaaagcTACATGTCTCATGTGGAAATGAAGAAGCCTCGGCACATAAAG ACAATAGCTTCAGAAAGTGGATTGTTCGATCACTTGATTAACATCTGGGAGTTTGACCCTGGTCCTATCCCGGGAACCTGCAACCTCCATTTCTTGGTGGATTTCAGATTCCAGTCACCCCTTTATCGACAG GTGGCGTCTATGTTCTTCAAAGAGGTGGTCTCCAAACTGGTTGGTTCATTCAGCGATCGTTGCCGTTCCATCTATGGTCCGGGTGTTCGTGTCCTGGAAACTGAGTATGGAGCCACATGA
- the LOC116246920 gene encoding histone-lysine N-methyltransferase SUVR3 isoform X2, with protein sequence MKRPASGTLRRMAQAITERRCSDASRGLEKYPIPFCNPVDDEPYAYFLYTSHAVLGNRSSSILSQSWGGNYSCPSKFGPAHELSSLDVDVSEGCCCRECSVGHDGRGGCPCLGFNELLSVVELGVGSRMECGNSCSCSIDCPNRPTQRGIAVKLRIVKHLKKGWGLHAAEFVPRGEFLCEYVGELLTTEESRKRQQEYDKYVSTGHFSPALLVVREHLPSGKACLRLNIDATRIGNVARFINHACDGGNLSTVLLRHSGALLPRLCFFAARDIDEGEELAFSYGDVRQGHRAVPCFCGSSNCSGLLPYEQT encoded by the exons ATGAAGAGACCTGCGTCAGG GACCCTCCGCCGCATGGCACAAGCCATTACCGAACGCCGCTGCTCAGACGCTTCCAGAGGCCTCGAGAAGTACCCCATTCCCTTCTGCAACCCCGTCGATGATGAGCCTTACGCGTACTTCCTTTACACCTCGCATGCGGTCTTGGGCAACCGTTCTTCCTCGATATTGTCTCAATCGTGGGGCGGAAACTATAGCTGTCCTTCAAAGTTTGGCCCTGCCCACGAACTTTCTTCCTTAGATGTTGATGTTTCTGAAGGGTGTTGCTGTAGAGAGTGCTCTGTTGGCCACGACGGACGAGGAGGATGCCCATGTTTGGGTTTCAATGAGTTGTTAAGTGTAGTGGAGTTGGGCGTCGGGTCGAGGATGGAGTGTGGGAACAGCTGTTCTTGCAGTATTGATTGTCCCAACCGACCAACACAACGAGGGATTGCTGTGAAGCTGAGAATCGTGAAGCATTTGAAAAAAGGTTGGGGATTGCACGCAGCAGAGTTCGTCCCACGTGGAGAATTCTTGTGTGAATATGTTG GTGAGCTTTTGACAACAGAAGAATCAAGGAAACGGCAACAAGAGTATGATAAGTATGTGTCCACTGGCCACTTTTCTCCTGCACTGCTAGTTGTTCGAGAGCATCTCCCATCAGGCAAAGCCTGTCTAAGGTTAAATATAGACGCCACTAGAATTGGAAATGTTGCCAGATTTATCAACCACGCGTGTGATGGTGGAAATCTTTCAACTGTACTACTACGTCATTCTGGTGCATTACTTCCTCGTTTATGTTTCTTTGCTGCTAGAGATATAGACGAAGGGGAGGAGCTTGCTTTTAGTTATGGTGATGTCAGGCAAGGACATCGTGCGGTACCATGCTTTTGTGGTAGCTCAAATTGCTCTGGTTTGTTGCCATATGAGCAGACGTAG
- the LOC116246920 gene encoding histone-lysine N-methyltransferase SUVR3 isoform X1, which translates to MKRPASGCGDQPNLFLEFAELILPWLPPPDMASVSSTCRTLRRMAQAITERRCSDASRGLEKYPIPFCNPVDDEPYAYFLYTSHAVLGNRSSSILSQSWGGNYSCPSKFGPAHELSSLDVDVSEGCCCRECSVGHDGRGGCPCLGFNELLSVVELGVGSRMECGNSCSCSIDCPNRPTQRGIAVKLRIVKHLKKGWGLHAAEFVPRGEFLCEYVGELLTTEESRKRQQEYDKYVSTGHFSPALLVVREHLPSGKACLRLNIDATRIGNVARFINHACDGGNLSTVLLRHSGALLPRLCFFAARDIDEGEELAFSYGDVRQGHRAVPCFCGSSNCSGLLPYEQT; encoded by the exons ATGAAGAGACCTGCGTCAGGGTGTGGCGACCAGCCGAACCTCTTTCTCGAATTCGCAGAACTAATCCTTCCATGGCTACCTCCTCCTGATATGGCCTCCGTTTCCTCGACTTGCAGGACCCTCCGCCGCATGGCACAAGCCATTACCGAACGCCGCTGCTCAGACGCTTCCAGAGGCCTCGAGAAGTACCCCATTCCCTTCTGCAACCCCGTCGATGATGAGCCTTACGCGTACTTCCTTTACACCTCGCATGCGGTCTTGGGCAACCGTTCTTCCTCGATATTGTCTCAATCGTGGGGCGGAAACTATAGCTGTCCTTCAAAGTTTGGCCCTGCCCACGAACTTTCTTCCTTAGATGTTGATGTTTCTGAAGGGTGTTGCTGTAGAGAGTGCTCTGTTGGCCACGACGGACGAGGAGGATGCCCATGTTTGGGTTTCAATGAGTTGTTAAGTGTAGTGGAGTTGGGCGTCGGGTCGAGGATGGAGTGTGGGAACAGCTGTTCTTGCAGTATTGATTGTCCCAACCGACCAACACAACGAGGGATTGCTGTGAAGCTGAGAATCGTGAAGCATTTGAAAAAAGGTTGGGGATTGCACGCAGCAGAGTTCGTCCCACGTGGAGAATTCTTGTGTGAATATGTTG GTGAGCTTTTGACAACAGAAGAATCAAGGAAACGGCAACAAGAGTATGATAAGTATGTGTCCACTGGCCACTTTTCTCCTGCACTGCTAGTTGTTCGAGAGCATCTCCCATCAGGCAAAGCCTGTCTAAGGTTAAATATAGACGCCACTAGAATTGGAAATGTTGCCAGATTTATCAACCACGCGTGTGATGGTGGAAATCTTTCAACTGTACTACTACGTCATTCTGGTGCATTACTTCCTCGTTTATGTTTCTTTGCTGCTAGAGATATAGACGAAGGGGAGGAGCTTGCTTTTAGTTATGGTGATGTCAGGCAAGGACATCGTGCGGTACCATGCTTTTGTGGTAGCTCAAATTGCTCTGGTTTGTTGCCATATGAGCAGACGTAG